A genomic stretch from Longibacter salinarum includes:
- a CDS encoding CBS domain-containing protein: protein MYAREILKRKGTGAVTIAADELIATSVNLLSKHNIGALVVERDGKLVGILDERDIIRRLATEGTRTLSQSVREVMKQTVVTCSPDEGVKDMMSTMTRRRIRHLPVLEDGVLVGIVSIGDLLKSRLEEVETEQSVLRERLLAR from the coding sequence ATGTACGCCCGAGAGATTCTCAAACGAAAAGGCACCGGCGCTGTCACGATTGCAGCTGACGAACTCATCGCGACGAGTGTCAACCTCCTGTCAAAGCACAACATCGGTGCGCTCGTCGTCGAGCGGGACGGCAAACTTGTCGGTATTCTCGACGAGCGGGACATCATCCGACGGCTCGCAACGGAAGGTACTCGAACGCTAAGTCAAAGCGTGCGCGAGGTGATGAAGCAGACCGTCGTGACGTGTAGTCCGGATGAGGGAGTGAAGGACATGATGTCGACGATGACCCGCCGTCGCATTCGGCACCTCCCTGTTCTCGAGGACGGCGTTCTGGTCGGCATCGTCAGCATTGGGGACCTCCTGAAATCACGCCTCGAAGAGGTCGA